From Nitrospiraceae bacterium:
GTTAAGCGAGGTAGCTGGTGTATCCTCCTCGTCCGAATACAGAAATACCGCAACCCGATCGAACTCCGTCTCTCGGACGTAGGATTTCAATTCCTCGAAGGCCTCCTCTGTTTCTCCCGGAAACCCCACGATGAACGCGGTGCGAAATGTCACGCCGGGAATGCGCATACGGATTCGCTCGACGAGCGAGGCAATCGCTCTGCGGTCTCCCAATCGGTGCATCCGTTTGAGCATCCGATCATTGATGTGTTGGAGTGGCATATCGATATACTTCGTGATTTTCTCCTCACTCGCATAGAGATCCAGCAAGTCGTCGGTGACTTGCTGCGGGTAGAGATAGAATGGCCTGATCCACCGGAGGCCCTCCACTTTCACGAGCTCTCGTAACAGCGTGACCAATCCGTGCCGCACACCAAGATCGACTCCGTAGTTCACCGTGTCTTGAGAAATCAGGTTGATCTCTTTTACTCCTCCTGCAGCCAGTCCCCTGGCCTCTGCCACAATCGAGTCCACCGGCCGGCTGCGCTGCTTACCCCTCATGATCGGGATCGCGCAGAACGCGCAGTTTCGATTACACCCTTCGGCAATCTTCACATAGGCGCTGTGAGCCTTTCCCAGCCGCAGGCGAGGAGCGTCCGCGTCATACAAATATGGAGGCTCGCTGATCCAGAGACGCCGCTGCCGCCTTTTTGGCGCAAGGAGGGCCCGGCAGATCTCTGCAATTCTGCCAAACTCACCGGTCCCCACGACGCCATCAAGCTCCGGCAATTCTTTGATCAGATCGCGTTGGTAGCGTTGCGCCAGACAGCCGGCAGCAATCAGTACTCTGCAGGACCCGGACCGTTTGAGCTTGCCATGCTCGATGATCGAATTGATCGATTCCTGCTTGGCCTCTTCGATGAAACCGCAGGTGTTAATAATGACGACCTCGGCCTTCTGCGGGTCGCCGGTCAGTTCGAACCCGTCCTGAACGAGGGTGCCTAGCATGATTTCGGAATCGACCTGATTCTTGGAACAACCCAGATTCACAAAGCCGATGGTGGTTGCACCAGTGGCGGTGTTTCGGACCGGGTGTTTTCGACGAACCTGAATAAGCGACGTGGTCATAGCACATCAGTCTACGGGACCGTCAAAAAGCCTGTCAATTGAGAGGACTTGCGCGCCACCGCTTGGTTCCCCTACAGTGCAACCCATGATCCGCACGTTTCACGGCATAAAACCTACCATTCCGAAATCCTGTTTCATTGAAGACACCGGTGTGGTGATCGGCGACGTGGTGATGGGAGAAAACTGCAGCGTGTGGTTCCACGCCGTCATTCGAGGAGACGTGCACTTCATCCGAATCGGAGACCGCACCAACGTACAGGATCTCTGTACGTTGCATGTCACCCACGACACGCACCCGCTCATCATCGGGAGCGACGTGACGATCGGCCACAACGTGATCCTCCACGGTTGTACCATCAAGGATCGGGTGTTGATCGGAATGGGCGCCGTCATTATGGACGGGGCCGTGATTGGAGAAGACTCGGTCGTGGGTGCTGGTGCACTCGTGACCGAAGGGACGGTCGTGCCGGCGAAAAGCCTGATCCTCGGCTCACCCGCCAAGGTGAAACGAGCTGTCACCGAACACGAACTGGTGTGGATCAAGGAATCAGCGGACAACTACGTCAACTATGCGAGTCAGTATCTCGGCGATCCAGAAAAGGCAAGAACCGGCTTTCAGTTCTAATATTCCGACCTTTTGCCTCGATCCTCATCTCACTTCCCAATCTTGATGAAACAAATCGGGTCGCCGACAAGTGCCGTTGCATACTGTCGGCGCTCGACCCGATAGGGAATCTTGTGACGATGACACCACTCGGCGATCCAGACGACTTCTTCTGTGGAGGTCGTGACAAGCCCCGGCCTTATAAGCTTCGGCATGCACCGATCGACAATCTTGCGAACCTTCCGGCGCTCCTTCTCGAATTTGTGCGAGTCGAAGGTTACAGGGTCGGCCCGTCCGTATGAGAGCCGTGACACATAGGGAAAGCGTTCCGGATCATTGAGAACGCTCACGATCCAGAGATGATCGAACCTTCCTTGTGCTGCTGTCGCATCACGCGCTAGAAATGTCACGGGCGATAGCCGGCAGGCACGATTGAGTATCGTGACCTCCGATCGGCGAAGGTTATACGGCTCGACCACCCGC
This genomic window contains:
- the rimO gene encoding 30S ribosomal protein S12 methylthiotransferase RimO, translated to MTTSLIQVRRKHPVRNTATGATTIGFVNLGCSKNQVDSEIMLGTLVQDGFELTGDPQKAEVVIINTCGFIEEAKQESINSIIEHGKLKRSGSCRVLIAAGCLAQRYQRDLIKELPELDGVVGTGEFGRIAEICRALLAPKRRQRRLWISEPPYLYDADAPRLRLGKAHSAYVKIAEGCNRNCAFCAIPIMRGKQRSRPVDSIVAEARGLAAGGVKEINLISQDTVNYGVDLGVRHGLVTLLRELVKVEGLRWIRPFYLYPQQVTDDLLDLYASEEKITKYIDMPLQHINDRMLKRMHRLGDRRAIASLVERIRMRIPGVTFRTAFIVGFPGETEEAFEELKSYVRETEFDRVAVFLYSDEEDTPATSLNGKVDRSVMEDRRNEILALQEGITAAKGRARIGEVVDVLVDGVSEETEWLLEGRHEGLAPEIDGVVYINDAADSLAHPPRVRQDTTVPAPGAMVKVAITDAAVYDLVGHVVG
- a CDS encoding gamma carbonic anhydrase family protein, producing the protein MIRTFHGIKPTIPKSCFIEDTGVVIGDVVMGENCSVWFHAVIRGDVHFIRIGDRTNVQDLCTLHVTHDTHPLIIGSDVTIGHNVILHGCTIKDRVLIGMGAVIMDGAVIGEDSVVGAGALVTEGTVVPAKSLILGSPAKVKRAVTEHELVWIKESADNYVNYASQYLGDPEKARTGFQF